In one Pseudodesulfovibrio tunisiensis genomic region, the following are encoded:
- a CDS encoding phosphoribosyltransferase family protein yields MNVLGARESGEKFRLAVKDLPYEIEIPFVTMPSKDGGVKIASFNLVGQIRLNQDLGKLMAAQIREAIGDMEGVAILTVVEKALQITQVVATDLGLDAVAVAYNRVKPHMEAESRPVIQVGSDSITSGSKFLAVYERDLNLLAEARGVILIDDVVSSGGTILGLADLMHEIGRQRGKEAPEILGIFCVAQEGDKHPYLPAPLHSLATLPKPVRQTK; encoded by the coding sequence ATGAACGTGCTCGGCGCACGCGAGTCCGGCGAAAAATTCCGCCTCGCGGTCAAGGACCTGCCTTACGAAATCGAGATTCCCTTTGTCACCATGCCCTCCAAGGACGGCGGCGTGAAGATCGCCTCCTTCAATCTGGTGGGTCAGATTCGGCTGAACCAGGATCTGGGCAAGCTCATGGCCGCCCAAATCCGCGAAGCCATCGGCGACATGGAGGGCGTGGCCATCCTGACCGTGGTGGAAAAGGCCCTGCAGATCACTCAGGTGGTCGCCACCGACCTCGGTCTGGACGCGGTTGCCGTGGCCTACAACCGGGTCAAGCCGCACATGGAGGCGGAAAGCCGCCCCGTGATTCAGGTAGGCTCGGACTCCATCACCAGCGGCAGCAAATTTCTGGCCGTATACGAACGCGACCTCAACCTGCTGGCCGAAGCGCGCGGCGTGATCCTCATCGACGACGTGGTGTCGTCCGGCGGCACCATTCTCGGTCTGGCCGACCTGATGCATGAAATCGGACGGCAGCGCGGCAAGGAAGCCCCGGAAATTCTCGGCATCTTCTGCGTGGCGCAGGAAGGCGACAAGCATCCGTACCTGCCTGCCCCGCTCCATTCGCTGGCAACGCTTCCCAAGCCCGTACGGCAGACGAAATGA
- a CDS encoding ABC transporter ATP-binding protein codes for MTDSVPLLSCRGVTKRFGKVVANKDITLEVRAGQVQALLGENGAGKSTLMSVLAGRYRPDAGEIRIKGQKVTFTCPADAMRMGIGMVYQRFMLVERLTVGENIRLSAQACGIAPREADRRMVELSERYGLNLDPSRTVASLAMGERQRAEILKLLVQDAEVLIFDEPTAVLSQPEAKGLFEIFDRLRENRRGVVFITHKMDEVEAAADYISILRRGEIIAGLAPSEIDSRRELARLMVGREFVLAVDKPDIKLGETVLKVDGFGGTGRSGKAGFADVSLEVRRGEILAVIGVAGNGQSALASAITGTSDAGTPTSGTVTFMGNTVDANRWRGAPTIAHVPEDRHRTGSIHDMTLAENFALTRLAEAGPGPWLDQEKVRKETAQAIRDFSIRATGPDDKAGSLSGGNLQKLILARELAGNPDLFVAEQPTQGLDIAAIEEIWASIVKQREKSAILLVSGDLKEVLSLADRIAVIFRGRILDIVEALDADSVARIGLLMAGGGDA; via the coding sequence ATGACGGATTCGGTCCCCCTGCTCTCCTGCCGGGGAGTGACGAAACGCTTCGGCAAGGTGGTGGCCAACAAGGACATCACGCTGGAAGTCCGCGCCGGACAGGTTCAGGCTCTGCTTGGCGAAAACGGCGCGGGCAAATCCACGCTCATGTCCGTGCTGGCAGGCCGCTACCGCCCGGATGCCGGGGAAATCCGCATCAAGGGGCAGAAGGTCACCTTCACCTGCCCGGCAGACGCCATGCGCATGGGCATCGGCATGGTCTACCAGCGCTTCATGCTCGTGGAACGGCTGACCGTGGGCGAAAACATCCGGCTGTCGGCTCAGGCGTGCGGCATAGCCCCGCGCGAGGCCGACAGGCGCATGGTCGAACTCTCGGAACGCTATGGCCTCAACCTCGACCCGTCTCGCACCGTGGCCTCTCTGGCCATGGGCGAGCGCCAGCGCGCGGAAATCCTCAAGCTGCTGGTGCAGGACGCCGAGGTGCTCATTTTCGACGAGCCCACGGCCGTACTGAGCCAGCCCGAGGCCAAGGGACTCTTCGAAATCTTCGACCGCCTGCGCGAAAACAGGCGCGGCGTGGTGTTCATCACCCACAAGATGGACGAGGTCGAAGCCGCAGCCGACTACATCTCCATTCTCCGGCGAGGGGAAATCATTGCCGGACTGGCCCCTTCCGAAATCGACAGCCGACGGGAACTCGCCCGCCTCATGGTGGGGCGGGAATTCGTGCTGGCCGTGGACAAGCCCGACATCAAGCTCGGCGAAACCGTGCTGAAAGTCGACGGTTTCGGTGGCACGGGCCGTTCGGGCAAGGCCGGATTCGCCGACGTGAGTCTGGAAGTGCGACGCGGAGAAATTCTGGCCGTGATCGGCGTTGCAGGCAACGGACAGTCCGCCCTTGCCTCGGCCATCACCGGCACCTCGGACGCAGGCACCCCGACATCGGGCACCGTGACCTTCATGGGCAATACCGTTGATGCAAACCGCTGGCGCGGTGCGCCCACCATCGCCCATGTTCCGGAAGACAGACACCGCACAGGCAGCATCCACGACATGACACTGGCTGAAAACTTCGCCCTGACCCGGCTGGCCGAAGCAGGTCCCGGCCCCTGGCTGGATCAGGAAAAGGTGCGCAAGGAAACCGCGCAGGCGATCAGGGATTTTTCCATCCGCGCCACAGGCCCGGACGACAAGGCGGGCAGCCTGTCCGGCGGCAACCTCCAGAAACTGATTCTGGCCCGCGAGCTGGCCGGAAACCCCGATCTCTTTGTTGCGGAACAGCCCACTCAGGGACTGGACATCGCCGCCATCGAGGAAATCTGGGCTTCCATCGTCAAGCAGCGCGAGAAATCCGCCATCCTGCTGGTTTCCGGCGATCTCAAGGAAGTGCTTTCCCTTGCCGACCGCATTGCGGTCATCTTCCGGGGACGCATTCTGGACATCGTGGAAGCGCTGGACGCGGACAGCGTGGCCCGCATCGGCCTGCTCATGGCCGGAGGGGGTGACGCATGA